GGTCATTGGTCAGATAGGAATTTGTACAAGAAGCAAGCCAAACGAAAATCTAGCATTAAAGATAACATGTAGCAAATGCCAAGCTATCTTGATGTTAAACCTTTGAAGATGTTAATCTCGAAAGCAACATATTCCTTTGGCACagacaaaatcaaagaaacagaCTGGTTTTCTCTATTTCTTGATGAAACAAACTAACAAGATTCACCTCTTCCATCTTTCTGTGTATTCCAGCAGGATCCAAAGCAAATGCAGCACATTCTGTCTTCAAGATCGGACATCATCTTCCCCGGCTTCGCATCACGCAGCACATTTTCTTGACACACATAATGCAACTTATTAACATTGGACAAGGCTGCATAACCGGTTGAGCTCAAATCCGACACCTGCTGAATTTAAACTGCGTCAACTTATGAGCTCATGAGCATGCAAATATCACAACTCAAAAGCTCAGGATGTCAGCAAGCTGAGAACAACATATATAGGcaactaaaatacaaaaaccagaCAATCAGTCACCATATAAAATACACATTTAGAAAATTGTTGCCAATTACAAATTTACTGAGACCATTtacatttcaaacaaaaatggATAACCAAATATTTTGACCAATTACAGCAGTGGCAGACTAGCAGCAAACGAGGATGTTGTGTTCCTTGTATATGCCACTCCTCTCCCCACAAGCTACATGCTTGCAACAATTGTAATTGCAGAGAGATggtaataagaaaaacattgcCTTAGATTCTCTCATCCCTACTATAAATGTAAAATCTTGTATAATACATGTACATAATCAATTCCACCACACTTAGCGCAGCAAgtatccaataaaaataatcaagatgaGCCCGGTTCAAATTATTGTTGAACCAGCTATAACAGCCAATGCCACCAGTCGCTTTCTCAATCACAGAGATGAGAAAGCTGCTAAGAAATTTTCCTACACCAAAGATACTGAGGTATAGTGAAAGACCAACACTCTTTAAATCACTAGGGACCTGATCATAGAAAAGTTCTTGCAGACCAACCATGGTAAAGACATCAGCAACTCCGAACAAGGCATATGAAGGAACTAACCACCAAACACTCATTGGAACAGTCACATTTGGTTCATTGACAAGACCAGATTCTTGAGCGATTTCGAGCCTTTTCATCTCAACTAGAGCAGCAAATGCTATCGAAACAGCAGATAAAAACATCCCAGTTCCAATTCTCTGAAGCATTGAAATGCCAGATGGTTTCCTTGTTAAAGCTCTTGCAACAGGAACAAAGAGACGGTCATAGATAGCAATACAGAGGATCATGGAAATGCTGCTAAAGCTTTCAAGTGAAGCTGCTGGTATCTCGAAACCTGGTGAAATTGATCTATCCATGGTTGCTGCTTGCTTGACAAAGAAAGTTGAGGACTGTGGAAGCACAATAGCAAATCCCAAGCATGTAGTCCATATTGGAATAAGCCTGAGAACTGCCTTGGCTTCTTCAACCTCACTAAAGGTACAAACCTTCTGATCTTCTTTTGAGCCATCTGTTGTAAGCAGCGCATTGTTTAGGAACCTGGAATCAATTTTTATCTTAGAGAAGCTTGATATGGTAAAGCAAAAGGTCTTTTGAGTAAAACTTCACTGATTCAAGACCACAGAGAGCAGAAGTAATCTCCCACTTGATAAAATATCATAGAGCATCACAGCTTAATCTATATGGTGATGTGAAATCACTCCCTTCTGTACCGTAATCAGTGTTACAATCTCCACTGGTTGATGCAAATCAACAAGCACACTAAGACAATACAGCATCTTAGACCCATATCAACAAATAATTAAGTGTATCTCCtaacaaaatctaaatttgaTATCTTCAAACAATTGCCAAGGATAACAAACAGCCGTTCACTGATGCTAATAGCACATAAATCAGAGACATTTCAGAGGTGATTAACTGTTTTGTGGAAAGTGTTAAAAGTGCAAGGCGCACTTAAGCACCAGGGCTATTAGAGGCTAGGCTGCAGGATCTCCACCTACTACAATGCGCTTTGGATCCCCAAAATGAATCACGGTGATATTACTAGTTTTCCATACGAAGGGTTAAATAGAATATCAGAGCTCAGATTGCTATCACAATACGATATCATGGACTTTGCATTTGATCCTAACTGGTTAAAGCTcacaaaataaagtattttcaatcaatgtcttacttaaaaATTCCCATCTAATGAAAATCTTCAGGTCAACTAGATgcaatttgtgtttattttttaacctcaaAGACTTGATAAATTCTCTTACTTGAACTGCTCATAACTTTGGTGAGGTACAGTTCCACGACCTTCTTCCTCAGAAGCTATTGAGGAAGGAGTAAATCGCCAATTCCTGAAAGCTGCCACAAAGACCCGAGCAATTCTCAAAAGTGCGTTGTTCCCTTCCCTTTTAACACTGTACCGATATTTCTTTGATCCCAGTAAGAAGATGATCAGTGCACAGATCATCATAATGAATGGGATTCCAAATCCAAGACTCCAACTAAGATTGTCTTGAATGTATGTTAAAACCAGTAGTGATACTAAGATGCCtgaactcataaaaaaataccacCAATTGAAGAATGAGCTTTTGGCTTTGTACTCTTTGGTGTCTTGTCTATCAAATTGATCCGCTCCAAAAGCCGGGACACAAGGCTTGTGCCCACCTTGGCCAAGTGCTACTAGATAGAGAgcaataaagaataaaatcacTTGCAGTGTATTAGAAGAACAGGACATACTGTCACTTTGACAGTCAGATGTAGGAAGCATAGCTGATAGAGTCAACAAGCCAAGTCCCtacaattaaattcaaaatatgacAGAAACTTTAAACCCAAAGCTGAACAGCATAAGTTTATTAATTTCCAGGAATCATGAACAAATTGTTTACCCACTCCtcaagaacagaaaagaaaggATAAGTATGTAGTATCTTGTGTCTTAAAGACATTACACAATCATGCTGACTATTTAATAGGGTAGGTTTAAAATCCTTAATTTATGTCCAGCCAATCCAAATAGAGATCAAGAACAAATCTAATAGGAAGATGTTATCAACCTGTGACCTCAGGTTTGGTTTCAATTAGTGCAAAATTGTGTGGAGTAGACAATGAAAGAAACTGCAATCAATACGAAGTATAGTAGGCAATTACTGAACTTTGGCCACAACTATCCCAATTCCTCCCGAATAGACTATAGTTCAGTTGATTCTTGCAAAGATTAAGCTTTGAGAACTGTTTTCAATTTCCAAATACCTTGGTACTTCAAATAAACCCAAGATAGTTAAAAGGGCCAGGTGATCAAGAAATTTGCAGGAAGGAGTGCTGTTTCGCCAATGCACAACTTTGTTTAAGCTGTCAATTCTTTACTACATGTGTGCGTGTGTGTCATCCATAGTTTACTAAAATGATGGGACTCGAAGCCAATGTAGATGGCGACTTTCATCTCAATTCTCGAGGACTAGAATATTTACTTGAGTTACTCAACAATCATAGATGAACATTTTCCTTTTAGAAAACTCAGCTAACTCTAAGAAAAATAGCTGAGCAGATACATCAGCTAACTTAGGTTGATgatactcaaaaaataaaataaaataataaataaaaatcagaacttttttatttgcttttatgaGACTGCAGGCCTACTTTATTTGTAATCCAAAGATCTGGTATCCTAGCCAAGCTTTCATAGATTGAAACTAAGTGATTTTTGTTGGCATGTCATCCATATTCAAATTGGTGTATTCACGAGAAGTTTTTTGCCCACACCCTTTCTAGATTGGAACCTACAATGATGACACAGAGAAGAAACTTTCATACTACCTAAGCCAACACCTCAATCGGTCCTTAGGACCAATTATGAACACCTAGAAATCAAACTCTCTAACCagtaaaattagtttttgagaGATGTTTTTTACCAAAATGTAGATAAGTGAGGCAATAATAATAGTCCTGCATCTTCCAAGAAAAGAATCAGCAACAAATGCACCGAACAAGGGCAGAAACGACGCTGTGCCTGACCATACGTTCACATTCTTAGCCGCAGTAATGGTTGATTGACCCAACGGCCCAGTTAAATACATTATTAAGTTGGAAGAGATTCCATAAAAAGCAAACCTCTCTGCCACCTCCACACCTGCACTTGTACACCAAACAAGCtagttaaaacacaaaataatggCTTCGGCTggattaaatatagaaaaagaaacagctGTGTTACCTATAATGAAAGATGCAGACCTCCATCCACCAGAGTTGTATCTACAAACTGGGTTGCCCTTATAATCAACGCAGTCATCAACAGTGTCGTTTAGGAGTGGAGTTCGGACCTCTTGTGTCTCTGAACTGGAGAGGTTAGAAATGGACATCGCAGTTTACTACAGCTACTGATTACTAGTTAAAATGACCAGCAATCACAATCTTGTTCCAATTATGCTAACATATGGAGGATAACATTTATAAAGAATTGCCGTCTTGCTCAGcaaaataatgttttgcttTATTTGTTAGCTGGATTGTCAGCCTctcttatttatataatattattacagGGAATCAATCCTTTGTGCTTGGTGTTCATGATTGCAGTTCTCCGCCTACTTCTCGGCCGTGTTGCAGgtgcaatataaaataaacgagaataccttttttttatgttaattgtaTTTATATCACCTTctactattttataaaatattaatttacttttaaggGCTCACCTACAACATATACTGAGATGACATGTTCACACATTGTCATCgtgagtttataaaaaaatacacctgatagtattataattgtaaatcagtattagataaataataaaaactaaatgtatGATggagtaaatattttataacagaaaaaaaagttgtgttggtgatcaaaaacttagaaactaaacaaaatgatttgtagcaatccacagtgttttgtgagaaaagataCAGTGTTTTCAccacatgatttagtttttctgtaaataaaaagcaaaaaaaattacaaagctaaattctctaccaacttaatattaaaaaaaaaaaaccaacaagataattttggaaggaaaaaaaaaactcatgagaaaaaacgttgtagcaattaacaacgttttgtgaggaaaactacagtattatccccaataaaataaaataaaaaaaccatttagagaaatactgtagcaatccacattgttttgtaagaaaaactacaacgcttttctcatatgatttagctttatcataattataattcttcaccaactcaaattcaaaaaataaattgacaaagataattttagaaaaaatcataaacaaatcatatgggaaaacactgcaacaattcacagtgttttaaagaaaaaaattacaaagttaaattcttaatcagctcaatattaaaaaaaatcgacagatataattttagaaaaaaaaataacaa
This window of the Populus trichocarpa isolate Nisqually-1 chromosome 13, P.trichocarpa_v4.1, whole genome shotgun sequence genome carries:
- the LOC112323894 gene encoding protein NRT1/ PTR FAMILY 5.10 — translated: MSISNLSSSETQEVRTPLLNDTVDDCVDYKGNPVCRYNSGGWRSASFIIGVEVAERFAFYGISSNLIMYLTGPLGQSTITAAKNVNVWSGTASFLPLFGAFVADSFLGRCRTIIIASLIYILGLGLLTLSAMLPTSDCQSDSMSCSSNTLQVILFFIALYLVALGQGGHKPCVPAFGADQFDRQDTKEYKAKSSFFNWWYFFMSSGILVSLLVLTYIQDNLSWSLGFGIPFIMMICALIIFLLGSKKYRYSVKREGNNALLRIARVFVAAFRNWRFTPSSIASEEEGRGTVPHQSYEQFKFLNNALLTTDGSKEDQKVCTFSEVEEAKAVLRLIPIWTTCLGFAIVLPQSSTFFVKQAATMDRSISPGFEIPAASLESFSSISMILCIAIYDRLFVPVARALTRKPSGISMLQRIGTGMFLSAVSIAFAALVEMKRLEIAQESGLVNEPNVTVPMSVWWLVPSYALFGVADVFTMVGLQELFYDQVPSDLKSVGLSLYLSIFGVGKFLSSFLISVIEKATGGIGCYSWFNNNLNRAHLDYFYWILAALSVVELIMYMYYTRFYIYSRDERI